The following proteins come from a genomic window of Columba livia isolate bColLiv1 breed racing homer chromosome 27, bColLiv1.pat.W.v2, whole genome shotgun sequence:
- the LOC102091592 gene encoding collagen alpha-1(I) chain, translating to MAQPPLRLPARGSRDPSVFRLLQPFTLPQSFCPPGRDPPRPLQPGTLLGARAEVSAGHGSCLSCRLSTPVPTARAGAALPRSLGTPGGGGTPGPPGPTSRYGTPVCSDTPAPSAPSPSPTPGTPSTHHPCPPAHTALGRTGAVGDGAGSGVPMEGPSGPARLPLPHTGLQRAPCGCWFDAQVFQYQWAMPYGHQGTAVAPAPMLMLTSIPGYQHIQGQRAQPYISSTATAEGTPGGSNISSGSSAAPQKKDQEDPRAELHLSQEMLFGEAHRLFGVSAVCRPGASSSPMTWDTGDTPGEGSFVAPASPPLPMSVTTYEGPVEPQNISGTATTAGTPPGSTSPLGSTSPPSPSAAPDYTAPGDTVGHPAVTEEVPLEEALSFFGCSLDMLGVAQDTPVSSPRPGDPGVTSPPVPQPDFSSLSLPEDLLSPDYTVPELREAMLSMAEFYVLGMEPPELWKGAGMELPLPQAAKAEQRGQKRGQSPSAEPPSKRRALAASRGLGGGN from the coding sequence ATGGCGCAGCCACCACTGCGGCTCCCAGCTCGTGGCTCCCGGGACCCCTCAGTTTTTCGGCTCCTGCAGCCATTCACGCTCCCCCAGAGCTTCTGCCCCCCAGGTAGGGACCCACCGCGACCCCTGCAGCCCGGGACGCTCCTGGGGGCAAGAGCGGAGGTGAGCGCCGGCCATGGCTCCTGTCTCTCTTGCAGGCTCAGCACCCCGGTGCCCACTGcccgggcaggagcagcccttcCCCGCAGCCTGGGCACCCCCGGCGGGGGGGGCACCCCCGGCCCCCCAGGCCCCACCAGCAGGTATGGCACCCCTGTCTGCTCGGACACCCCGGCACCTTCGGCCCCTTCGCCATCCCCGACCCCGGGCactcccagcacccaccacccctgTCCCCCGGCACATACGGCACTGGGCAGAACTGGGGCCGTCGGCGATGGGGCCGGCTCGGGGGTGCCCATGGAGGGTCCCTCCGGCCCAGCACGGCTCCCTCTCCCCCacacagggctgcagagagcacCGTGCGGCTGCTGGTTTGACGCCCAGGTGTTCCAGTACCAGTGGGCCATGCCCTACGGCCACCAGGGCACAGCGGTGGCCCCAGCCCCTATGTTGATGCTGACATCCATCCCTGGCTACCAGCACATccaggggcaacgggcacagccGTACATCTCCAGCACGGCCACCGCTGAGGGGACACCTGGGGGCAGCAATATCTCCAGcggctcctctgctgctccGCAGAAGAAGGACCAGGAGGACCCGAGAGCTGAGCTGCACTTGTCTCAGGAGATGCTGTTTGGAGAGGCCCATCGGCTCTTCGGCGTCTCTGCAGTCTGCCGGCCTGGTGCCAGTAGCAGCCCTATGAcgtgggacactggggacacccctggaGAGGGGAGTTTTGTggctcctgcctccccaccccttCCCATGTCTGTCACCACCTACGAAGGGCCAGTGGAACCACAGAACATCTCCGGCACGGCCACCACCGCGGGGACACctccaggcagcaccagccccctgggcagcaccagcccccccagcccctctgctgcccccGACTATACAGCTCCTGGGGACACAGTGGGACACCCTGCAGTTACTGAAGAGGTGCCACTGGAAGAGGCCCTAAGCTTCTTTGGCTGCTCCTTGGACATGCTGGGGGTGGCCCAGGACACTCCTGTCAGCAGCCCCAGGCCAGGGGACCCTGGTGTCACCAGCCCACCTGTCCCCCAGCCTGACTTCTCGTCCCTCTCACTGCCTGAAGATCTGCTGAGCCCTGACTACACCGTCCCCGAGCTCAGAGAGGCCATGCTGAGCATGGCCGAGTTCTatgtgctggggatggagccCCCGGAGCTGTGGAAGGGCGCGGGGATGGAGCTGCCACTGCCCCAGGCGGCCAAGGCAGAGCAGCGGGGGCAGAAGCGGGGGCAGAGCCCCTCGGCAGAGCCCCCCAGCAAGCGCAGGGCTCTGGCAGCgagcagggggctgggaggggggaaTTAG
- the LOC110356057 gene encoding brevican core protein-like, protein MFQANSSRFPPVLRLLQPFVLPQTFFPPGSAPLRPQTMQQQPIPAAWAPPQAPPAGLVRAPCGCCFDPRIFHIQWTVPYNHQGTAVAAATPVLPPPIPSGYQSLEEKFARLTISSKATAAGTPPGSHVRPSCSAAPSNKATGDPTSHMAGPKKTIPQDARGKKDVSSVPKPEERGHKRRHGQGHSPEPPSKRSTGTELPQSQAAPAEQRGRKRGHEWGHSPESEPPSKRRAETELLRSQAAPAEQRGRKRGHERGHSPESEPPSKCRAGRPEKPLVPLWPWGRRRTPSQSPRTSDTPVVAGEILEGGLGSQEELPAQGAQAGAPLPQAPRGLSGLEQLPVPTLVSKGGKRSLQRSDLVKVSLQPLALKSLLGQPFPLSGTTLMPPEPCALVPGEWNPLSFSLPSAAGRAGARATVVLGCPDDWVGYRNVCYYLSSTEQEGSWEWSQERCSLLGASLAVLEREWETEFLSRLRGNIDYWLGLRRRDGRLQWVNGSSFNHTYLVYDQGECAFLNGRGVVISSCSQLRPYLCSKPQAIM, encoded by the exons ATGTTCCAGGCGAACAGCTCCCGGTTTCCCCCGGTCCTGCGCCTGCTCCAGCCATTTGTGCTCCCCCAAACCTTCTTTCCCCCAG GCTCAGCCCCGCTGCGCCCACAGACgatgcagcagcagcccatccctgcagcctgggcgcccccccaggccccaccaGCAG GGCTGGTGAGGGCACCATGTGGGTGCTGCTTTGACCCCAGGATCTTCCACATTCAATGGACCGTGCCCTATAACCACCAGGGCACAGCGGTGGCGGCAGCCACTCCAGTGCTACCACCTCCCATCCCATCTGGCTACCAGAGCCTGGAGGAAAAATTTGCACGTCTGACCATCTCCAGCAAGGCCACCGCTGCAGGGACACCTCCAGGCAGCCATGTCCGCCCCAGCTGCTCGGCTGCCCCCAGCAACAAAGCCACTGGGGACCCCACAAGCCACATGGCGGGCCCGAAGAAGACCATTCCACAAGATGCCCGGGGCAAGAAAGATGTCAGCAGTGTCCCCAAACCTGAAGAGCGGGGGCACAAACGCAGGCACGGacaggggcacagccccgaGCCCCCCAGCAAGCGCAGCACAGGGACGGAGCTGCCGCAGTCCCAGGCTGCCCCGGCAGAGCAGCGGGGCCGCAAACGGGGCCACGAATGGGGGCACAGCCCCGAGTCGGAGCCCCCCAGCAAGCGCAGGGCAGAGACAGAGCTGCTGCGGTCCCAGGCTGCCCCGGCAGAGCAGCGGGGCCGCAAACGGGGCCACGAACGGGGGCACAGCCCCGAGTCGGAGCCCCCCAGCAAGTGTAGGGCGGGA CGGCCGGAGAAGCCGCTGGTGCCATTGTGGCCGTGGGGCAGGCGCAGGACCCCGTCGCAGAGCCCGAGGACCTCGGACACCCCGGTTGTTGCTGGGGAGATCCTGGAGGGGGGTTTGGGATCCCAAGAGGAGCTGCCGGCCCAGGGGGCCCAGGCGGGCGCCCCGCTGCCCCAGGCACCGCGGGGGCTctcggggctggagcagctgccggTGCCCACGTTGGTGTCGAAGGGAGGGAAGAGGTCGCTGCAGAGGAGCGACCTGGTGAAGGTGTCGCTCCAGCCGCTGGCATTGAAGTCGCTGCTGGGCCAG CCCTTTCCGCTGAGCGGGACCACCCTGATGCCACCGGAGCCGTGTGCCCTGGTCCCTGGGGAGTGGAATCCTTTgagcttctcccttccctctgcagcaggaagagctgGAGCAAGAGCGACTGTGGTGCTGGGCTGTCCTGACGACTGGGTTGGGTACCGCAATGTCTGCTACTACCTGTCGAGTACGGAGCAGGAGGGGAGCTGGGAGTGGAGCCAGGAACGGTGCTCCTTGCTCGGGGCCTCgctggctgtgctggagagGGAGTGGGAAACA GAGTTTCTCTCACGCCTCAGGGGCAACATTGATTACTGGCTTGGGCTGCGGAGACGGGACGGGCGGCTGCAGTGGGTGAACGGCAGCAGCTTCAACCACAC GTACCTGGTGTACGACCAAGGCGAGTGTGCATTTTTGAATGGCCGTGGTGTTGTGATTTCAAGCTGCTCACAGCTCCGACCATATCTCTGCAGCAAGCCCCAAGCTATCATGTGA
- the NDUFA11 gene encoding NADH dehydrogenase [ubiquinone] 1 alpha subcomplex subunit 11 — MAGYWDGPEGEDCPRRTWLTTRLGAAAGLVGTAYRIILLQPGSALAALQMAATDTVTMATLGAVFGATTCLTAQIREKPDDPLNYFIGGCATGMVLGARAHSYMTGSTACLGFGVTAALMKIGNKEGWRLTGPPKL, encoded by the exons ATGGCGGGGTACTGGGACGGCCCCGAGGGCGAGGACTGTCCCCGCCGCACCTGGCTCACCACCCGGCTCGGCGCCGCCGCGG GCTTGGTGGGGACGGCGTACCGGATCATCCTGCTGCAGCCCGGCTCGGCACTGGCCGCCTTGCAGATGGCAGCGACCGACACGGTGACCATGG CCACGCTGGGAGCTGTGTTCGGCGCCACGACCTGTCTCACTGCCCAGATCCGCGAGAAACCGGACGACCCCTTGAACTATTTCATTGGAGGCTGCGCAACGGGAATGGTCTTGGGTGCAAGAG CTCACAGTTACATGACGGGCAGCACGGCGTGTCTGGGCTTCGGAGTTACGGCTGCGCTCATGAAGATCGGTAACAAGGAGGGCTGGAGGCTGACGGGCCCTCCCAAGCTGTGA